From Rutidosis leptorrhynchoides isolate AG116_Rl617_1_P2 chromosome 3, CSIRO_AGI_Rlap_v1, whole genome shotgun sequence, a single genomic window includes:
- the LOC139902571 gene encoding uncharacterized protein translates to MDSMIIGDHEHPPKDSFEEVDPKQIGRSYECIFCKRGFTTAQALGGHMNIHRKDRAKIKRNNFSSNSNNSSTLVEDHSCYPRPRFYQPIFTNYPQTYISELPNYQECYTTSTSSSTSLPRNYENNQDFGVITSPSREEKMMSLSLQFGWSVGEDKDSKRRIRDENQDDELDLELRLGQ, encoded by the coding sequence ATGGATTCCATGATTATAGGTGATCATGAACATCCACCAAAAGATTCGTTCGAAGAAGTTGATCCAAAGCAGATAGGGAGATCATACGAATGCATATTTTGCAAGCGCGGATTCACCACAGCGCAAGCGTTGGGTGGACATATGAACATTCATCGAAAAGATAGAGCAAAAATTAAGCGTAATAACTTTTCGAGTAATAGTAATAACTCAAGTACACTAGTAGAAGATCATAGTTGTTATCCACGCCCAAGATTCTACCAACCAATTTTCACAAACTACCCACAAACCTATATTTCTGAACTTCCTAATTATCAAGAATGTTACACAACATCCACATCAAGTAGTACTTCTTTACCAAGAAACTATGAAAATAATCAAGATTTTGGAGTGATCACAAGTCCATCAAGAGAGGAGAAGATGATGAGCTTAAGTTTACAATTTGGTTGGTCAGTTGGTGAAGATAAAGATTCAAAAAGACGTATTCGTGACGAAAATCAAGATGACGAGTTGGATCTCGAGCTTCGGCTTGGACAGTAA